The Thalassotalea sediminis genome includes the window ACTAAGGTAATATTTCTAAAGTCAGCTTTACGGCCATTATTGTCTGTTAACGTACCATGATCCATTACCTGCAATAATATATTGTAAACATCAGGGTGAGCTTTTTCTATTTCATCAAGTAAAACGACAGCATGAGGATGTTTAATAACCGCATCTGTTAATAACCCACCTTGTTCATAACCAACATACCCCGGTGGCGCCCCAATTAACCTACTTACGGCGTGTTTTTCCATGTATTCAGACATATCATAACGTAATAGTTCTACACCTAGTATTTTTGAAAGTTGCTGAGTGACTTCTGTTTTACCAACACCAGTTGGTCCTGCAAATAGGAAAGAGCCTATTGGCTTATTCTCTTGACCTAGTCCTGCACGAGACAGGCGAATAACAGATGTGAGTTCATCAATTGCATGATCTTGACCAAACACGACCAGTTTTAAATTTCTATCTAACGTATGAAGGCTGTCCTTTTCAGATGACGATACTGATTTTTCAGGTATTCGCGCAATTTTTGCAACAATGGTTTCAATATCGCCATCATTAATGACTTTCTTACGCTTAGAGCTTGCTAGAAGCTGTTGCTTAGCTCCTGCTTCATCAATAACATCAATGGCCTTGTCCGGTAAAAAGCGTTCGTTTATATATTTTGCTGACAGCTGGGCAGCGGCCCGTAACGCTTTGTTCGTGTACCGAATACCATGGTGAGACTCGTATTTTTCTTTCAAGCCTTGTAAAATTTTTGTTGTATCGTCAACGCTAGGCTCAACAATATCTATTTTTTGAAATCTACGTGCAAGCGCACGATCTTTTTCAAATATACTTTGATATTCTTGATAAGTCGTCGAACCTAAGCAACGTAGTTTACCTGAAGAAAGTAGCGGCTTAATTAAATTGGAAGCGTCCATCATACCGCCCGATGCAGCACCGGCACCAATAATCGTATGAATTTCATCAACAAATAAAATTGCATTACCTTCTTTTTCCAATTCTTTTAACAGTGCTTTAAATCGTTTTTCAAAATCACCTCGGTACTTAGTACCCGCTAATAAAGCACCAAGATCCAAAGAATAGATCGTCGTATCAGCTAAAAATTCAGGCACTTTTTCTGAGACAATAAGGTTAGCAAGCCCTTCTGCTATTGCTGTTTTACCAACGCCTGCTTCTCCAACAAATAAAGGGTTATTTTTACGGCGACGCCCAAGTACCTGTAATGTTCTTTCTAATTCACTTGCCCTGCCTATAAGCGGATCAATTCTGCCGCTTTTAGCTTGCTCATTTAAGTTAGTGGCAAAGTTCTCTACCGTTCTTGGCTCTTCTTCTTGTTGTCCAAGCTCTTCATGAGGTTTAGTGCTTTGTTGACCATCGACCTTGGCAATACCATGTGAAATATAGTTAACGATATCTAAACGATTAATGTCTGATTTTTTAAGAAAATAAGCAGCTTGCGATTCTTGTTCACTAAAAATAGCAACCAAAACGTTAGAACCATTAACTTCACTTTTTCCTGAAGATTGCACGTGAAATACAGCGCGTTGTAAAACACGTTGAAACCCTAAAGTAGGTTGTGTTTCTCTCTCCTCTTCCCCTTCAGGAATTACAGGCGTTGTCTCTGATATAAAATCGAGTAATTCTTGTCTAAGTTTCGTCATATCTGCACCGCAAGCCTTCAATGCTTGTAATGATGACGGATTATCCAACAGCGCCAACAGCAAGTGTTCTACCGTCATAAACTCATGACGAGATTCCTTCGCTTGACGGAAGGCCATATTTAACGAAATTTCTAAATCTTTATTTAACATCGGCTACTCCACTTCAACACTACGCAAAATCACGCTTTTTCCATAGTACACATCAATGGATGTTGATTTTCCATTGCATAATCGCATACTAAACTGACTTTGGTTTCTGCTACATCTGCAGTAAATGTGCCACAACGACCCTTTCCTTTGTAATGAACTTCAAGCATAACATCGGTTGCTTTCTCTTCGTTCATGCCAAAAAACTTTCTTAAAACGTCGATAACAAAATCCATCGGCGTGTAATCATCATTTAATAGCACCACGGTATACATAGGTGGTTTTTGGTACTGTTCTACAACCTCGTCTTCTAACAACTCTTGGTTGTCGAATATTTCTTTCCAATTACTCATACTTTTATATTAGTCTGTGGTAGAAAAATTTGCTTTAACATTTTTGTTAAAAATTAAAAATAAAACGTTAATTAGTTGTGAAATATACTTGACTAATTTATTTTATTATCTACGATTTAATTAGTGACTAAATTTTAGTCACTAATTAGTGTTTTAGTGTTTCTGGGGAAGCATACCTAATTACCGATGAATTTAGAAGGAAGTAGATGTATGGCTCACGGTAAAGTTAAGTGGTTTAATAACGCAAAAGGTTTCGGTTTTATTCGCCCTGATGATGGTGGCGAAGACATTTTTGCACACTATTCCACAATTGAAATGGACGGCTATCGTACATTAAAAGCAGGTCAAGATGTTGATTACGAACTAAATGCAGGGCCTAAGGGTCATCATGCATCGGTAATCAAGCCATCTGATTTAGATGATATTAGCGAATAGTAATATCTGTAATAAAAAAACACAGCAATTGCTGTGTTTTTTTATGGCCAATTTATTCGCCACTAGTTCATATGTTCTAAAATACAATCACCAAAACCCGAACTCGTTAAAATAGTGCTGTCAGCGATCTTATTAGCAAGGTCATAGGTGACGGTTTTCGCACTTATGGCTCCCCTCATGCCAGTAACAATATAATTTGCTGCTTCATGCCATCCAATATGCCTTAACATTAACACCGAGGCTAATAGTAATGAACTAGGGTTGACCTTATTCAATCCAGCATATTTTTGTGCCGTTCCGTGTGTTGCTTCAAAAATAGCACTTTCTTTACTCAAGTAACATGCAGGCGTAATACCTATAGTATTACTTATCGTTGACAGTAAACTTCGTAGACTTGAACCATAAGCAAATGGTGCAACTAACACCTGATACTCAGCAGGATTAGAAATAAGTTGTTGTATTAATGATTCAATACTTAAATCTTTAATCGTAATTTCTTTGCCGGTTATAGGGTTTTTAATATTTACCCATGGACCACCGTTTATCTCTCGTCCGTCAAATGAAGCCTTCGTTAGGTGATAGCCCCATTTACAGATAGCGTCGCTAAACTGTGCTGTATCTCCACCATCATGTACAATTGCAACGCTGGTTTTATCTTGGGTAATTGCATGCTCTATCGCACGAGTTAATAATTGCTCTACATCCAACTTATTAATAGAAATAGTGCTTGCATAGGTTTCTTCTTCATTTTCAATCGTCATATTCTTTGTAGACACCACCGAAGGTTCTGACTGAAAAATTGCGATATCAATGAGTTGCTGATGATTAATACACTTGGGTAAACCATCAAAACACTGGAATGTATTTAGGCAATGTTTAACATCAAGCTGTTCTCGTAGTTGAATACTTAAAGATTGCAGCCCACTTCCAATAGGCGCATCTAAAGGTCCTTTAATACCAACTTTATATCGTTTAAAAGCTGTTACGGTTTCTTCAGGTAGCCAAATATCATCGTTGTAGTGCTCTATAGCGGCTGCACCTGCATATGTTTCTAGCCATGCAATCTTTTTGTCTCCGCCATAAGCTTTCATAACAGCAGCATCAACGACCTTTAGCATTACTGGTGTAATATCTACACCGATACCATCACCAACAATATATGGAATGATCGGGAAGTTAGGCACTACGAGTGCTCCTTGACTATTTATAGAAATTTCTTGCCCTTGTACAGGGGGTATTATTGCTGTTGTCATTTCACTTTCCTCGTCGCTAAATATGCTAAGTGGTATGACCTTTAAGCTAAACGAGTTAACGTTTTTTCTCTAATATAGAATCAGTGATGTTCAATATAACGTAAGTAAATAATGGGTTAATTTTAATTGATAAACGATATGAAAATGTATTAGTTGAGACCCTTACACACTAAAAATGATACTGAAACGATAAACTAAATGAGCGACCAAAAATTGGTCGCGCGTAATAATAAGTAGACGATGTTAATTCATGGTTAGTACGAGGATTGCCTTCAGTTAAACCATAAGAATTGAATATATTGTTACCCACTAAATTAACGGCGAACTGCGGAGAAATCTGCCATTTAATATTCATATCAACATATTGAAACTTTGGCAATTTACGTTTATTTGCGATATCTGAATAACGATCGCCTATATAATGATAACGAATTGCCATGTTGATATTTTCAATATCAAATACAGTCTCCAACCTAAGTTGTAGTTCAGGTGTTCTAGTTATCTGATTATGATTATAAATACTTTCTTCAAAGCGTTGTGAAATATTACTAAAACGAGCTCGTTGCCAAACACTAGTGCCCTTAACTGTAAGAATTTTGTTTAATTGGTGGAAAAATTCTAGTTCGACGCCTATTGTTTCCGTATTCATAAACACTGTTTCAGACGCAGACTTTCCTCGATAGACATTGACCAATAAGGGATCAAACTTTGTTTTAAACAATATTGCGGTGATAAGTGAATTATTTTGATCATATCTAAACCCTAACTCACTGAAAGTAAGCCTTACTGGCTGTTCAAATGAAAGTGTATCAGGCACATTATCGACATAGTCTGACCAACCTATAGCGTTTCCAAAACTTGTCACTCTTGGCATTTCGAACGCATCAGCAGTATTCGCAAATAAAGCAATATGTTCATTTGGCGTATAATTCACACCAATATTCCAAGCCGACTCCTTGAATTTTTTCTTCCGTGAAAACTGATAATTAGAAATATACCTGATCGGTAAAGAGTGTTCTTCAAAATAGAGTTTGTCAGTACTTGCGGTTGACTCTAATAATAAATTTTCTAGTCGTATGCCAACATCAAACGTCAACATATCTAAAACGTTAGCGCTAAGCTGCCCATATAGAGAATGCGATTCTACGAAACCTTTTCCATCAATGTAAGCAGGACCTAATGATGAAAGTTGGCCTTCTTCTGTCATTTTAGCTACCTCATCGCCCACTTTATTTAGCCCGATAATATCGAATCTTTGAGGTTGGTGTTTCACATCAATTAAGTATTGTCCAAGCCACTTATCAAAAGGTAATGATGTATATTTACTACGTGCAAAATAATGCCCTAAACTACCGCTTAACACGTCATAATCAAAGGACATATTACCATTACTGAACCACTGATATTGTTGATAATTTGAATATAATGGGTAGGCAATTGAAAAAAGTTTTGTACTATCGCTTTGAACTTGAAAGTTATCATTGACGCTTTTTAAAATTGCTTCAGTAGCGCCAACCGCTTTGTTTTGATTAAGGAAACCTAGAACCTCTGGTGATGATAGGTACTCATTTGCAGTGAAAATAGTATTGTTATCCAAGTTGATCATTGCAAGCATGTCATTTTGCATATCCGAATAACGTACTTTATAAGAAAACCGCCAATTTTCATTTACGTCGTGATGACCAAATATGCCTAATGACGTCATGTTAGTTTGTTGTCCATCTCGAATATCATAGTCTTCAATGACATTTGACTGTTCAATAGGTGGCGTAAAAGTCAACTTAGAAAAATATCGGCTTAACATAGTACCATGCGTAGCAGATAGGTGTTTGACGGCTTTAGGTGATTTTTCGCCAGTAAAAACGATTGGAGAATAAAAAGTAGTTTTATCATTTAGCACTTTTGCAATGACACTAATGCTAGTATCTTTTTTTTGATAGTTACTGACAATTTTCAATTGACCGCCATTGTCAGCAGTAAAACCTGGTTCTCGTATACCATCGCTTTTACGGTAAAAGCCTCCAAATGCTATGTGCCAACTATCGCTGATTTTTTCTACGATTCTTAGATCTACACGTGTTGACTTGTGATCAACCCCTTGTTTCAACACTATTTCATTGTCCTGAGAAGTCGTTCCATCTTCTGAAATAAAGTTCACTACGGCTGCAGGCCCATTTACACTAAGAATACCACTGTTACCGCCTCGAATAGTTTCAACGGAGCTTGTCATAATATCTTGACGTTGAAAAAAATCGACCCATATCCCATCGTAGCTAATAGGTAAACCATCCTCCATAACGCTTATAAATCTATAGCCTTCGCCTCCTCTAAGGCCCCTAGGGGCAACATTATTATTTGCTTCACCTCCAGAGTCTTCTACCCAAAAGCCAGGCACATGCTTCAACATATCAGCACTATTGGGTTGCCCTTGATCAATGAAGGTCGATTTATTATAAGCAGTTACAGCACTTGAGCTTCTCAAAATAGACTTGGCTTTATGTGTAAACCCTGTAACGAGTATCCGTTCATAACTTTCTTTGTTTATAGCTTGTGATTGCTTAGATGTTTTCGCTTGCACATAAACAAGTAAACTACCGTTTTTTGATAAACGATATTGAAAGTGAGTATCTTTAAACAGTTTATCCAAAACCTCTGTCAGACTGCATAAACAAGTCAAGGTAACATATTGTTGAGAATACTCCCCAGATTGCATTATTAATTGAGTATTATTTAACTTTGCAATTTCAATTAATGCCTGTTCGATACTTTCGTCAATAAATTGATAATTGTGTAGCGAAGTAACTGACATACTTCTAACATTAAATGATTGCATAAGTAATACGATCAAAAAGAGCCAGTATATTGGATATCTGGCTTGGTAGTGTATTGTTTGAATATTGTCCTTCAGAGTTTTCATTTTTATTATTAGGACATTAAGGTCATTCCCTCTTTGTCATCACCTTAGTATCGCCATATTGTTGAATATCTAATGGAAAAATATCTGGAAGATCTGCGAACCATTCTTCAATCCTTTCAAGCTTAATATTGCCTGTAAACCGCATGTCTGCCACACTTTTGTCTTGAATGTAAATATGTAAGGGTACATAACGGCTTATATCGTACACAACAGAGGACAGTGCCACATTTACATAGCTTAAACGGCCTTTTTGCCACCCCATTTGTGTACTATTGGTATGTCGACTTACATCGGACATACTGCCATTTTGATTAACAGAAATACCCTGTCCTGCTGTTAAAATTTTCTTCGATAAATTACTGTTTGCAATAGATGCAACTTTAACAGTGCCTTCTAAAACTTGTACGTGCATGTCACCTTGCGATTCTTTAACATTAAATGCGGTTCCTAAAGCTTGCGCAATTCGACCTTTGTAGGTAACAACAAAAGGTTTTATTTTATTTTTACTGACAGTAAAAAGCGCTTCGCCTTTAAGTAACTCAATGCTTCTTTTTGTCTCGGTATAATTTACCGAAATAGCGCTTCCTGACGCTATTGCAATAGTAGAGTCATCGCTTAATCTCACTATTCTCGACTCACCTATTGGAGTCGTATAATATTCAGGTTTATTAACAGTAGTTACTTTTTGTGTAAGTTCACCTTTTTGTAGAACTGGGGATAGTTCTATGAATGTAAAAGCCACAATTAATAACACGCAACTGGCAAAAGCAACTGGCCAACTAAAACGCGAATATAACCTTTGAATTATCGGCGTTTTATCTGTTAAAGCTTCTATTCGTTCGTGAGGTTGCAATAGATCACTTTCCGTTAAAAGAGCAGCCTCAGACCAAGCTAGTTTCATATCATGGTAAATGTTTTTGTGGCGCTCATCTTGATCTAACCAACACTTCAGCGCTTCGGTATTTTCTTTTGTAGGCGATTCTTCAAGCAATAATAGCCACTTAGCAGCAGCTTCTTCAACATGTAGTTGTTGCGCTTTATCGGTCGTTACATTGTTCATTTGTTTTCTCATGTTTGATCGGTTCTACGAGTTCACTGCTATATGTTGGTAACAACTTCTCACTGCCTGTAAGACATACTTACGTACCATACTCTCAGATATTTGCATTATTTCAGCAATTTCTCGATATTCCATACCCTTAATTTTATATAATACAAATGCTTGTCTACATTTTAACGGTAATTTACGAAGTGACTCTTTTACCAAGGTTAGCGCATGTTGGTGTTCTATTGACCTTTCAGGTGATGTGTAATGAATACCCTGTGAAATCTGATTGTTGTCTGCTTCGACAGGATTTCTGGTTTGCCTTCTAAGCTTGTCGATAGACAAATTAGTCGCTATTTTATATAAGTACGCTTGTATATAATTACTAATTCCGTTGCTTTCTAGACCCAGTAATTTAACAAATGCTTCCTGTGCAATATCTTCTGCTTCTTTATGCGACAAACCTTTTTTCACAATGTGATGTATCAATCGTTTGTAGTGGTCAACATAAAGCGCTTTAATTCGCGCTTTATATTTTTCATCTTGTGACGACTGTTCGATTTTCCTTAATGTATTAGTCATTTAACAAATTACTTTCTCGAAGTTACCCTATAGTAACAGTAACGAACGAGTTATTGTTTTTGGGAATAAATAATTTAAAATTCTAAAATACTGCTATTTCATCTATGTATAATGGTAAAAGTGGTATTTGAGCATCTAGAGATTGTTTTTTGTTTACTGCTACGACTCTTAAATACTGTGTAGCGATTGTCGTAAATGTAATATCAATGACGGGGCCATGAATATCATTGTTACTTAGCATTTTAATCAATTGCCAATTAATCCCATCAACAGAGCTATGTATTTCAACACTTTCTGGAGGCACCAGTTGTCTATGCCTGCCTGCATCGATACCAAAAACAACACGGAAAACTTGCGTTATCTCTTCAAAGTTAATGACAGCATCTAAGTTTTTTGCTTCAAAAATAGTATATTTATTAACATCATAATATTGATCAAACGCGAAAATACCGTCATTAATTCGATGTGCAGTATTCTCAACAGGTGCATATTTAAAACTGATCGGCTTATTAATCGCTTTATGCGGTGCGACTGTTAAATGTACTGATTTTGAACGTTCACCTTTGTTTCTAGTGTGTGCTTTAATCGTGTGTAAACGAGCACCACTGACATCAATAGTCTGTACGTTAGCGTATGTTCGACTATTGTTCGTATTGTTGTCATGTTCGATAACCAATTGCCTTTCTTTGTTAAGTTGAGCAAAAGACACCGATACTTGCTTTGTAGTAGCGTTCACCTTTTTAACCCAAGGGACTAAATAAGATTTACTGCTATTAATTCCCATTGCGTGATAACGATCAGATAGCGCTGCTAACTGTTCATTAAATCGAGCCCAGCTTTTATTAGTAGACCATGCAACCTCTGCAAGTGCAGCTAATCTTGGAAAGATCATATACTGCGCATGTTGCTCTGTTTTTATATATTCTGTCCATAGTGCGCCTTGAACGCCGATTATATTTTGGCGCTGCTCAGGTGTTAACTGTTCAGGCATTACATTAAATTGATAAACCTTCTCTATCGGCAAGAAACCATGAATTGCTTTAGGTTCGTCAATAGAACGAGATTGATATGCGTCAAAATAAGTGAACTGATAAGGTGTCATTACTACTTTGTTACCGCGTTTAGCTGCTTCTATACCTCCTTCAGTTCCGCGCCAAGAAGTGATAAGCGCTGTGTTTGGTGCGCCTCCTTCTAAAATCTCATCCCAGCCAACGGCTACTTTATCTAGCTCGGTTAAAATATTCGTTACTCTGTGAATAAAATAGCTTTGCAATTGTTCGCCCGACGTAATATTCAACGTTCGCATTAGCTTTTGCACTGAATTACTTTCTAACCATTGTTTTTTAATCACTTCGTCGCCGCCGATATGAATATACTTACTAGGGAAAAGACTCGCTACTTCCTGAAATACATCAGCTAAAAAATTCATTGTTTTCTCTGTTGGACAAAGTACCTGTTCGAAGATACCAAAATGACTTTCAACGCTAATATTATTACCATGACAGGAAAATTCGGGATAGGCAGCAAGTATCGCCGTTGAATGTCCAGGAACATCAATTTCTGGAATTACCTCAACATGCCTGATCGCTGCGTATTCAACAATTTCTTTAATTTGGGCTTGTGTATAGAAGCCACGATGCGGTAAATCATCGTATAAAGGTTGATAGTCGTATGTATGTCCTACAACGGTTTTATTACGCGCGCTTCCAATAGAAGTTAATCTAGGAAACGATTTAATCTCAATTCGCCAACCTTGATCATCCGTTAAGTGCCATTGAAACTTGTTAAACTTATGATGTGATAACCAATCAATGTATCGCTTTACAAAGTCAACGTCATAAAAATGTCTACTGACATCTAAATGCATGCCACGATATTGATGGGCGGGTTTATCTTTAATAATAACGTTAGGGATCAACCAAGCAGACCGATTAATAGGTGTTTTTGTTTCAATGTCAGCGTCTAATAATTGCCTCAATGTTTGGCTTGCGTAGAAGAGCCCTTTGGGGGTACTCGCTTTTAGCAAAACAATGTTGTCAGTTACATCAATGGTGTAGCCTTCAAGGTGGCTAATTGTTTTATCTATAACAAAACGCAATTGGTTTTTCTTAGGGGTTTCTGACAGTGGAAATAAGTACCCAGTTGTTGGCTGAACTTCTTGAGAAAAGAGCATTGCAGTTGCATGTGCCCCTTTCTCATTAACATAAATACTCGTACGACTATTTAAGCTAAAGTGGCCTGATTGCCAACGAACTTCCTCAGGGTATGGGAATAGTACAGGTAACTTATGCTGTGCAGCAAACGCTGGACTTTTAAAAATAATGAAAATTAACGCAATTAGATATTTCACAATTTATTCCTAAAATAAAAAGCCCGCAGTTACCTGCGGGGGCAATAAAAATAATGGGCGTTGAAAAATAATAACAACGCATCTATGCCTTAAACGTGTGTAAAGTTAGAAATTAATAGTGACAGAAGCTGTTAATGTTCGGCCAAGAATGGGACGCGCGTAATAATACTCGTAACCGGCCTGCTCATCATTAATCGCTCTGGGGTTTCCTTCGGTAAGGCCAATCTCGTCAGTTAAATTGGTTGCTTTAACATGTAAATTAACATTATCTGAAAACGCATAGTTAACACCCGCATCAAATGTAGTGTACGCGGGTAGTTCAAATTGATTTTGACCATCAGAAAAACGATCGCCAATATGATGTACCGTCAGATAAGCATTACCATTATCAAAATAATAGGTTGGCGTTACTCGTAACTGTATTTTTGGTGTGCGCTTAACTTGATTTCCTTCCCAACTTGAAAAGTTACCGGTAAACCCTTCCATTTCTGGTCTTTGCACTACACCCGCAACTTCAACATTTATATTGCTTGTAGGGCGCCAGCTTACTTCATACTCTATACCTTTTGTGACCGTATCTATAGTTTGATTGGCAACAGTGCCATCAGCCCCCGTAAAATTACGCTCCGTTAAATCTTTAAATTTAGTATTAAATAGCGTAATTGACGTACCAAAATCTTGGCTAGCATAACGTACACCTAATTCTGAAAAGGTAAGATTAACAACGTCATTAAAGTTGGCACTTTCACCGGCATGAATCGTTTGTCCGTGACTTAATAATCGAGGCATTTCAAATGCATCTGCATATCGACCGAATGTTGATACATTATCATTAAATTTATAATTAAAACCGACTGTCCAAGCTGTTTCCGTTTCACTAAGTGATTTTTTGTAAAATTCGTTTGATGGCGCATCTGTATAGTTATTTGCCAAATTGTTATCGATATCTTGACCATATTCGTCAAAAGCACCGTTAACAGGTAGCGCAAACATTGTGCCTGATGCTGTACTATCTAAATCAAGCCACTCTATTCTTATACCCGCATCTAAACGTAGGTTTTCAGTGGCCTGATATTGTTCATTAACAAATAATGAATGTGAACTCGACTCACCATAAGCGGTTGCCTGCCCCCACCCAGGTGCATAACCTGTAGAGCCATTATCAGTTAACTGACCAATAACATTATTTTCATCATCAACGGCAACGATATCGAGCAACCGAGCATTGTTTGAGACATCTGTTAAGAAAAATGATTCCCATTTATCAACAGGTAGGTCATCAGCATCAACAAACGCATACAACCAACCAGCGGTTAAACTATGACGGTCATTTTCGTAAGTTAAACTTAACTTTGAGACAAATTGATCTGCTTCATATCTTGAAAATAATGGATAGCTTGTTGTTACCAATCCATTGCCGTTTAAAGTACTTGGATCTTCTACCAGTTGCTGAGTATCAACATATCTTAGTTTTGCTGACGTAGCACCTTGATTTGCGAACTGTTCAACCAACGCTTTTGCATCGTCAGCAAGTAACCTCGATTGCGCTTCAACTAAGGTTGAATTATCAAAATTCAACAATATGTACATATCATTTTCAAACTTTGAATATCGCGCAGCTGCATCAAGATATAAATTATCCGTTAGATCAAGTTCTAAATGGGCTCCCAATGTACTGTGAATAGTGTGTTGACCATCTTTTAAATCACGAGTCTTATAGCTTCCATCTTGTTTTAAGTATTTTAATTTTCGCTGACCATTACCAATCATCGTATCACTTTGCGGATCAAAGCCAGGAATTCCTTTAGGATTACTCTGATCTTGCAAAGGAATAGGCACAAAAAACGTTGTATGATCATCTAAGTGCTTTGCAGATATAGTTAATTGACCACGATCTAAATCTCGCACTAAATTTACTCGTAGTTGGCCGCCTCTGTCAGCAGTAAACTGTGTATCACGCACACCATCTGATTGTCTGTAGAAACCTCCAATTAGCATTTTCCAATCATCAGATATTGGCCCACTATAAAAACCTTCTGCTCGATACATACCATAGTCAGTTGCACTGAGCTTTAAGGCGCCTTCATTAATGTCATCCGGTTTTTTAGTTATAAAATTAACAAGTGCAGCTGGTCCATTAGTAGTTAACAAACCACTTGTGCCTCCTCGAACCGCCTCCATAGTTTGAATTGTAATGTCTTGACGCTGATAAAAATCAACCCATACACCATCATACACTACGGGCAACCCGTCTTCTTGAACGCCAATATATCTAAAGCCTTCACCACCTCTTAAACCACGCGGTGCAACATTATTGTTAGTCTCTCCGCCAGAATCTTCAACCCAAAACCCGGGAATAACTTCTAATAAGTCCGCTGTTCCTAAAGGCATCTCTCTCGCTAGTTGTTCTTCATTTAATGTAGTTATCGACACTGACGATTCTAATTTAGTAACGCCTCTCCCCGTAGAACCAGTTACAACAATTTTTTCTAAATCTAATAACGCTTTATTTTCTTTTTGTTTTACTTGCTCTTCAGCGAGTGTAACGTTTGTTGAAGCAATGGTAGTAGCTAAAGCAAGTGCTATAGGTGATATTTTTGTATTTAGTTTCACAGAAGATTTCCTCAAGGTTCCCAATTAAATTAAACAAGGTGAAATGACACATAATATTTGTGCCGCTCGAGGGTATTAACGAATGATGAGAACGTTTTGGGAGTTAAATTTTTAATTTTATTAACAGTGACACATGAAACCACTGCTACGTCGTATATGTGAACAAAATTGAAATATTAAATTTTATCAATAGAAGTAAAGAGTTAACTAGAACATCAATCTAATACTGAGAGAAAAGCTTTAAATCATTTATTCCTGGAACGTATACTTTTTAAACAAAGAGATTTAATTTCGATGAAAAAGATATAGCTAATGGTACCCGGGGCCGGACTTGAACCGGCACGCTGTTACCAGCGAGGGATTTTAAATCCCTTGTGTCTACCAATTCCACCACCCGGGCATAAAGGGAGTTTTTTATAGTAGGTATTGGTTTGACCTACTCTCTTACCTTCAACTACCAGTAAGAAATTGGAGCGGCTAACGA containing:
- the clpA gene encoding ATP-dependent Clp protease ATP-binding subunit ClpA translates to MLNKDLEISLNMAFRQAKESRHEFMTVEHLLLALLDNPSSLQALKACGADMTKLRQELLDFISETTPVIPEGEEERETQPTLGFQRVLQRAVFHVQSSGKSEVNGSNVLVAIFSEQESQAAYFLKKSDINRLDIVNYISHGIAKVDGQQSTKPHEELGQQEEEPRTVENFATNLNEQAKSGRIDPLIGRASELERTLQVLGRRRKNNPLFVGEAGVGKTAIAEGLANLIVSEKVPEFLADTTIYSLDLGALLAGTKYRGDFEKRFKALLKELEKEGNAILFVDEIHTIIGAGAASGGMMDASNLIKPLLSSGKLRCLGSTTYQEYQSIFEKDRALARRFQKIDIVEPSVDDTTKILQGLKEKYESHHGIRYTNKALRAAAQLSAKYINERFLPDKAIDVIDEAGAKQQLLASSKRKKVINDGDIETIVAKIARIPEKSVSSSEKDSLHTLDRNLKLVVFGQDHAIDELTSVIRLSRAGLGQENKPIGSFLFAGPTGVGKTEVTQQLSKILGVELLRYDMSEYMEKHAVSRLIGAPPGYVGYEQGGLLTDAVIKHPHAVVLLDEIEKAHPDVYNILLQVMDHGTLTDNNGRKADFRNITLVLTTNAGVAETTRQSIGFKQQDHSVDALNEINKVFSPEFRNRLDNIIWFNHLDDIVIQQVVDKFIVELQAQLDDKGVSLELTKDAKKWLATNGYDKTMGARPMARIIQEHLKKPLANELLFGELVQGGVAKVGVKKDKLVLSFESKKELVEH
- a CDS encoding isocitrate/isopropylmalate family dehydrogenase: MTTAIIPPVQGQEISINSQGALVVPNFPIIPYIVGDGIGVDITPVMLKVVDAAVMKAYGGDKKIAWLETYAGAAAIEHYNDDIWLPEETVTAFKRYKVGIKGPLDAPIGSGLQSLSIQLREQLDVKHCLNTFQCFDGLPKCINHQQLIDIAIFQSEPSVVSTKNMTIENEEETYASTISINKLDVEQLLTRAIEHAITQDKTSVAIVHDGGDTAQFSDAICKWGYHLTKASFDGREINGGPWVNIKNPITGKEITIKDLSIESLIQQLISNPAEYQVLVAPFAYGSSLRSLLSTISNTIGITPACYLSKESAIFEATHGTAQKYAGLNKVNPSSLLLASVLMLRHIGWHEAANYIVTGMRGAISAKTVTYDLANKIADSTILTSSGFGDCILEHMN
- the clpS gene encoding ATP-dependent Clp protease adapter ClpS, whose translation is MSNWKEIFDNQELLEDEVVEQYQKPPMYTVVLLNDDYTPMDFVIDVLRKFFGMNEEKATDVMLEVHYKGKGRCGTFTADVAETKVSLVCDYAMENQHPLMCTMEKA
- the cspD gene encoding cold shock domain-containing protein CspD; amino-acid sequence: MAHGKVKWFNNAKGFGFIRPDDGGEDIFAHYSTIEMDGYRTLKAGQDVDYELNAGPKGHHASVIKPSDLDDISE